In Deltaproteobacteria bacterium, a single window of DNA contains:
- a CDS encoding DUF2283 domain-containing protein, translated as MKIEIDREVDALYITLAEVPVARTSEAGAGVQLDFDASGRLIGVEVVGVSEKNSREDLAVFTARNLISDAV; from the coding sequence TTGAAGATCGAGATTGACCGGGAAGTGGACGCGCTCTATATCACGCTCGCCGAGGTTCCCGTGGCGCGGACCTCCGAAGCCGGAGCGGGTGTGCAGCTCGACTTCGACGCATCGGGTCGCCTGATCGGCGTTGAAGTGGTCGGAGTTTCCGAGAAAAATTCGCGGGAGGATCTGGCAGTGTTTACGGCCAGGAATCTGATTTCCGACGCCGTCTGA
- a CDS encoding FAD-binding oxidoreductase, which translates to MGESRPADTVVIGGGCVGLSVAHALARLGRGGIVLVEREAVHGAGSTGLGAGGVRAQFSTDINIRLSIESMRIFADFERETGAPLAYEPIGYLFLAATDHAWRELHENNARQRAHGVPADLLSPRDVAARFGFLDSSRLCGAAWCPVDGVTDPHAVVQGYASAARRLGVEMAMSTAARALRFDAARSAWMIETDRGGITAQNVVIAAGVWSPAPAASVGVDLPIRPLRRVCFVARADDAPSDLPFVIDTATGFWMRPETGGVVMGMPRADEPHSFILDMDLDLWTDVLDAGSTVAPFVAGARRTGGWAGLYEMTPDLHPIVGAVPGRPGMFVAAGFSGHGFMHAPAVGRHLAHLIAHGRSALDLTPLSPARFARSGFVSETRYV; encoded by the coding sequence TTGGGCGAAAGTCGGCCGGCCGATACGGTCGTCATCGGCGGCGGGTGCGTGGGGCTTTCCGTCGCGCACGCGCTGGCGCGATTGGGGCGAGGCGGCATCGTGCTCGTCGAGCGTGAGGCCGTGCACGGCGCGGGCTCGACGGGCCTCGGCGCGGGCGGCGTGCGCGCGCAGTTTTCCACCGACATCAACATCCGACTTTCGATCGAGTCGATGCGGATCTTCGCCGACTTCGAACGCGAGACCGGCGCGCCGCTGGCGTACGAACCCATCGGCTACCTGTTTCTCGCGGCGACAGACCATGCGTGGCGAGAACTTCACGAAAACAACGCACGCCAGCGTGCGCACGGCGTTCCGGCCGATCTGCTTTCACCGAGGGATGTCGCGGCGCGGTTCGGTTTTCTCGATTCCTCCCGTCTTTGCGGCGCGGCGTGGTGCCCGGTGGACGGCGTGACCGATCCGCACGCGGTCGTGCAGGGCTACGCGTCCGCCGCGCGGCGGCTCGGCGTCGAGATGGCGATGTCCACCGCCGCGCGCGCGCTGCGTTTCGATGCCGCACGGTCCGCGTGGATGATCGAGACGGATCGCGGCGGGATCACGGCGCAAAACGTGGTGATCGCCGCGGGTGTGTGGTCGCCGGCTCCGGCCGCGAGCGTCGGGGTCGATCTGCCGATCCGTCCGCTGCGGCGTGTGTGCTTTGTCGCGCGGGCCGACGATGCGCCGAGCGACCTGCCTTTCGTCATCGATACCGCAACGGGATTCTGGATGCGGCCCGAGACCGGCGGCGTTGTGATGGGCATGCCGCGCGCGGACGAGCCGCATTCGTTCATTCTCGACATGGACCTCGACCTGTGGACCGACGTGCTGGACGCGGGCTCGACGGTCGCGCCCTTCGTCGCGGGCGCGCGGCGCACCGGCGGCTGGGCGGGGCTCTACGAGATGACACCGGATCTGCACCCCATCGTCGGCGCGGTTCCGGGTCGCCCTGGGATGTTCGTCGCGGCGGGTTTTTCGGGGCACGGGTTCATGCACGCCCCGGCGGTCGGTCGCCATCTCGCTCACCTGATCGCCCATGGCCGTTCAGCGCTCGACCTGACGCCGCTGTCACCCGCGCGTTTCGCCCGATCCGGTTTCGTTTCCGAGACCCGCTACGTCTGA